The Ancylobacter sp. WKF20 genome contains a region encoding:
- the alaS gene encoding alanine--tRNA ligase — protein sequence MSGVNEIRSTFLDYFAKHGHQVVDSSPLVPRNDPTLMFTNAGMVQFKNVFTGIEKRPYSRAATSQKCVRAGGKHNDLDNVGYTARHHTFFEMLGNFSFGDYFKENAIELAWNLITREFELPVEKLLVTVYSEDDEAFGLWRKIAGLPESKIIRIPTSDNFWQMGDTGPCGPCSEIFYDHGSHIPGGPPGSPDQDGDRFIEIWNLVFMQFEQLPGGDRVSLPRPSIDTGMGLERVSAVLQGTHDNYEIDLMRALTGAVEEMTDIPSNGPQKASHRVIADHLRAATFLVADGVLPSNEGRGYVLRRIMRRAMRHAQLLGARDPLMHRLVPVLVREMGRAYPEIVRAEALVSETLRLEETRFRKTLERGLSILESESEGLGSGAKFSGDTAFKLYDTYGFPLDLTEDALRARGVSVDVESFNAAMERQRAEARASWAGSGEAATDAIWFGVRDDVGSTEFLGYETETAEGAVTALVSDGRRVKALETGARGLVVLNQTPFYAESGGQVGDTGRMTGDDGVTVRVIGTQKKLGDIFAHEVEVESGTLVVGAALALNVDTARRGAIRANHSATHLLHEALRRVLGDHVAQKGSLVAPDRLRFDFSHPKPLDEAELRAVEDIANAVVLRNEPVTTRLMAVDDAIASGARALFGEKYGEEVRVVAMGTDPGNGAPYSIELCGGTHVRRTGDIGLVSVLGESAVGAGVRRIEAMTADGARRHLSGESRALHAAAAALKAPVGEVEARIAQLVEERRRLERELGEAKRKLAMGGGEAGEGPVRTVGAVKLMARQVSGIDLKDLKSLADEGKKRLGSGIVAIVGVTEDGRAGLVVGVTDDLTASYDAVALVRRGAEALGGKGGGGRADMAQAGGPDGARAGEALAAIEAALAG from the coding sequence ATGAGCGGCGTTAACGAGATTCGTTCGACCTTTCTCGACTATTTCGCGAAGCACGGCCACCAGGTGGTCGACTCCTCGCCGCTCGTGCCGCGCAACGACCCGACCTTGATGTTCACCAATGCCGGGATGGTGCAGTTCAAGAACGTCTTCACCGGCATCGAGAAGCGGCCCTATTCGCGCGCCGCGACCTCGCAGAAATGTGTCCGCGCCGGCGGCAAGCACAATGATCTCGACAATGTCGGCTACACCGCGCGGCATCACACCTTCTTCGAGATGCTCGGCAATTTCTCCTTTGGCGACTATTTCAAGGAGAACGCGATCGAGCTCGCCTGGAACCTGATCACCCGCGAGTTCGAACTGCCGGTCGAGAAGCTGCTGGTCACCGTCTATTCCGAGGATGACGAAGCCTTCGGCCTGTGGCGCAAGATCGCCGGCCTGCCGGAATCCAAGATCATCCGCATCCCGACCTCCGACAATTTCTGGCAGATGGGCGATACCGGCCCGTGCGGCCCGTGCTCGGAGATCTTCTACGATCATGGTTCGCACATCCCTGGCGGCCCGCCCGGCTCGCCCGATCAGGATGGCGACCGCTTCATCGAGATCTGGAATCTCGTCTTCATGCAGTTCGAGCAGCTGCCGGGCGGCGACCGGGTGAGCCTGCCGCGTCCCTCCATCGACACCGGCATGGGGCTGGAGCGCGTCTCGGCGGTGCTGCAGGGCACGCATGACAATTACGAGATCGACCTCATGCGCGCGCTCACCGGCGCCGTCGAGGAGATGACCGACATACCCTCCAACGGCCCGCAAAAGGCCAGCCATCGCGTCATCGCCGATCATCTGCGCGCGGCGACCTTTCTCGTCGCCGATGGCGTGCTGCCCTCCAATGAGGGGCGTGGCTATGTGCTGCGCCGCATCATGCGCCGCGCCATGCGCCACGCTCAGCTGCTCGGCGCCCGCGACCCGCTGATGCACCGCCTGGTCCCCGTGCTGGTGCGCGAGATGGGCCGGGCTTACCCGGAGATCGTGCGCGCCGAGGCGCTGGTCAGCGAGACGCTGCGCCTGGAAGAGACCCGCTTCCGCAAGACGCTGGAGCGCGGCCTGTCGATCCTCGAAAGCGAGAGCGAGGGGCTGGGCAGCGGCGCCAAATTCTCCGGCGACACCGCCTTCAAGCTCTATGACACCTATGGTTTCCCGCTCGATTTGACCGAGGACGCGCTGCGCGCCCGCGGTGTGAGCGTCGATGTAGAGAGCTTCAACGCCGCCATGGAGCGCCAGCGCGCCGAGGCCCGTGCCTCCTGGGCGGGTTCCGGCGAGGCGGCGACCGACGCGATCTGGTTCGGCGTGCGCGATGATGTGGGGTCGACGGAATTCCTCGGTTATGAGACCGAGACCGCAGAGGGCGCGGTGACCGCGCTGGTGAGCGATGGCCGCCGCGTCAAGGCGCTGGAGACCGGCGCGCGCGGCCTCGTCGTGCTCAACCAGACCCCCTTCTATGCCGAGAGCGGCGGCCAGGTCGGCGATACCGGCCGCATGACCGGCGATGATGGCGTCACCGTGCGCGTCATCGGCACGCAGAAGAAGCTCGGCGACATCTTCGCCCATGAGGTCGAGGTCGAGAGCGGCACGCTCGTCGTCGGCGCGGCGCTCGCGCTCAATGTCGACACGGCCCGCCGCGGCGCCATCCGCGCCAACCATTCGGCCACCCATTTGCTGCACGAGGCCCTGCGCCGCGTGCTGGGCGATCATGTCGCGCAGAAGGGCTCGCTGGTGGCGCCGGATCGCCTGCGCTTCGACTTCAGCCACCCCAAGCCGCTCGACGAGGCAGAGCTGCGCGCGGTCGAGGACATCGCCAACGCCGTCGTGCTGCGCAATGAGCCGGTCACGACGCGCCTCATGGCGGTCGACGACGCCATCGCATCGGGCGCGCGCGCGCTGTTCGGCGAGAAATATGGCGAGGAGGTGCGCGTGGTCGCCATGGGCACCGATCCCGGCAATGGCGCGCCCTATTCCATCGAGCTGTGCGGCGGCACCCATGTGCGGCGCACCGGCGATATCGGCCTTGTCAGCGTGCTCGGCGAGAGCGCGGTCGGCGCCGGCGTGCGCCGCATCGAGGCGATGACGGCCGATGGCGCGCGCCGTCATCTGTCCGGCGAGAGCCGCGCGCTGCACGCAGCCGCGGCGGCGCTGAAGGCGCCGGTCGGCGAGGTTGAGGCGCGCATCGCCCAGCTGGTCGAGGAGCGGCGCCGGCTCGAGCGCGAGCTCGGCGAGGCCAAGCGCAAGCTCGCCATGGGCGGCGGCGAGGCCGGCGAGGGGCCGGTGCGCACGGTCGGCGCGGTCAAGCTGATGGCGCGCCAGGTCAGCGGCATCGACCTCAAGGATCTCAAGAGCCTGGCCGATGAAGGCAAGAAGCGCCTCGGCTCCGGCATCGTGGCGATCGTCGGCGTGACCGAGGACGGGCGCGCCGGCCTTGTGGTCGGCGTTACCGACGATCTGACCGCCAGTTATGACGCGGTGGCGCTGGTGCGCCGGGGCGCCGAGGCGCTGGGCGGCAAGGGCGGCGGCGGCCGCGCCGACATGGCGCAGGCCGGTGGCCCCGACGGCGCCCGCGCCGGCGAGGCGCTCGCCGCCATCGAGGCCGCGCTGGCTGGCTGA